One region of Streptomyces davaonensis JCM 4913 genomic DNA includes:
- a CDS encoding helix-turn-helix transcriptional regulator, which produces MGADLIAEHLAIVMVVQVLRSHLTGGEHTGPGWLAGLADPAVAAALACVHRDPAHSWTVAELARAGSVSRTVLAGRFKKAVGQSPYEYLTAWRIELAAKQLRQGRETFTAIARSVGYGSDSALSTAFKWVMGTSPRAYREFTESAPNC; this is translated from the coding sequence ATGGGTGCCGATCTGATCGCGGAGCACCTCGCGATCGTCATGGTCGTGCAGGTGCTGCGGTCCCACCTGACCGGCGGCGAGCACACCGGCCCCGGCTGGCTCGCGGGCCTTGCGGACCCGGCGGTCGCCGCGGCGCTGGCCTGCGTGCACCGGGACCCGGCGCACTCGTGGACCGTCGCGGAACTGGCGCGCGCGGGATCGGTGTCCCGCACCGTGCTCGCCGGGCGGTTCAAGAAGGCGGTCGGCCAGAGTCCGTACGAGTACCTCACGGCCTGGCGGATCGAACTCGCGGCCAAGCAACTCCGCCAGGGCCGGGAGACCTTCACCGCCATTGCGCGCTCGGTCGGCTACGGCTCGGACAGCGCCCTGAGCACCGCCTTCAAATGGGTGATGGGTACCTCACCGCGGGCCTACCGGGAGTTCACGGAAAGCGCGCCGAACTGCTGA
- a CDS encoding CGNR zinc finger domain-containing protein has protein sequence MNLDHVFVCGHPALDFAATLRARRSTRFEMFVTPERLNAWYLESGLVDTITPGDEVDVRAATTLREALYRLVTDRRLGEEFDAAALDTVNAAARKTPVTPQLTNTGRHTEATPEQALATIARQAVELLSGPDVPLMKECSNPECTRVYIDRSRGMRREWCGMESCGNKIKAAAYRARKKAAATTA, from the coding sequence GTGAATCTTGACCATGTATTCGTGTGCGGACACCCGGCGCTCGACTTCGCGGCCACCCTCCGAGCCAGGCGCTCGACCCGGTTCGAGATGTTCGTGACGCCGGAGCGGCTGAATGCCTGGTATCTGGAGTCCGGCCTGGTGGACACGATCACCCCCGGCGACGAGGTCGACGTCCGAGCAGCCACGACCCTGCGCGAGGCCCTCTACCGGCTCGTCACCGATCGCCGTCTCGGCGAGGAGTTCGACGCGGCGGCCCTCGACACGGTCAACGCCGCCGCGCGCAAGACGCCCGTGACGCCCCAGCTCACCAACACGGGACGGCACACCGAGGCCACCCCCGAGCAGGCCCTGGCAACCATCGCCCGGCAGGCCGTCGAACTCCTCAGCGGCCCGGACGTCCCCCTGATGAAGGAGTGCAGCAACCCCGAGTGCACGCGCGTCTACATCGACCGCTCCCGGGGCATGCGACGCGAGTGGTGCGGCATGGAGTCCTGCGGCAACAAGATCAAGGCCGCCGCGTACCGGGCCCGCAAGAAGGCGGCGGCCACGACCGCGTGA
- a CDS encoding ABC-F family ATP-binding cassette domain-containing protein — MPQPALLAHDLVRNLGGRRVLDGISLTASPGHRIGLVGENGVGKSTLLRVLAGVDDPDAGSVTRPADLGFLHQEMPYDADATIAEVLDEALREAREDLAEVDRLGGELARVPEDDPAHQELLVAYGGRLEQAQDRESWDADRRAALVLDGLGLGGFGHDRTLGSLSGGQRGRLALAALLVRRPSTLLLDEPTNHLDDGAATFLEEQVRSLPGTVVVASHDRAFLDAVCTDLIDLDPAVHGPVRYGGNYSAYLSEQRAERERWERRYAEEQEELAQLRHSAGVSAHRVAPDRGRTDNEKMGYGHRGGRVQNQISRRVRNATRRLEELERGQVAEPPRPLRFAGGELAARTEDGPRPLVSLHEVRVPGRLTLDGLELSATDRLLVTGDNGAGKSTLLAVLAGRLQAEGEVYRRRRLTVGLLTQDTAFERPDRTVRDTYELSLGEQLAEKVPLSSLGLMHEADLGKPVGQLSVGQRRRLALALLVARPPQLLLLDEPTNHLSPRLCDELESTLGPGPGAIVVASHDRWLRRRWQGRELRLEPGQDRAEGRS, encoded by the coding sequence ATGCCCCAGCCCGCCCTGCTCGCCCACGACCTCGTCCGCAACCTGGGCGGCCGTCGCGTCCTCGACGGCATCTCCCTGACCGCCTCCCCCGGCCACCGCATCGGCCTCGTCGGGGAGAACGGCGTCGGCAAGTCCACCCTCCTGCGGGTCCTCGCCGGCGTGGACGACCCCGACGCCGGAAGCGTCACCCGCCCCGCCGATCTCGGCTTCCTCCACCAGGAGATGCCCTACGACGCCGACGCCACCATCGCCGAAGTGCTGGACGAGGCACTGCGTGAGGCCCGCGAGGACCTCGCGGAGGTGGACCGGCTCGGCGGGGAACTCGCCCGCGTCCCGGAGGACGACCCCGCGCACCAGGAACTCCTCGTCGCCTACGGCGGGCGCCTTGAGCAGGCCCAGGACCGCGAGTCCTGGGACGCCGACCGCCGCGCGGCCCTGGTGCTGGACGGCCTGGGCCTCGGCGGGTTCGGGCACGACCGCACGCTCGGCTCGCTCTCCGGCGGACAGCGCGGCCGACTGGCCCTGGCCGCACTGCTCGTGAGGCGGCCGTCGACGCTGCTGCTGGACGAGCCCACGAACCACCTCGACGACGGCGCCGCCACCTTCCTGGAGGAACAGGTCCGCTCGCTGCCCGGGACCGTGGTGGTCGCCAGCCACGACCGGGCCTTCCTCGACGCCGTGTGCACCGACCTGATCGACCTCGATCCGGCGGTGCACGGCCCGGTCCGCTACGGCGGCAACTACAGCGCCTACCTGTCCGAGCAGCGCGCCGAGCGGGAGCGCTGGGAGCGGCGGTACGCCGAGGAGCAGGAGGAGTTGGCGCAGCTGCGCCACTCGGCGGGCGTGAGCGCGCACCGGGTGGCGCCGGACCGGGGGCGCACCGACAACGAGAAGATGGGGTACGGCCACCGGGGCGGACGGGTGCAGAACCAGATCTCCCGCCGGGTCCGCAACGCCACTCGACGGCTGGAGGAACTGGAGCGCGGTCAGGTCGCCGAACCACCGCGTCCGCTTCGGTTCGCGGGCGGGGAACTGGCGGCGCGTACCGAGGACGGCCCGCGCCCGCTGGTGTCCCTGCACGAGGTGCGGGTGCCCGGCCGGCTCACGCTGGACGGGTTGGAGCTGTCGGCGACGGACCGGCTGCTGGTCACGGGCGACAACGGGGCGGGCAAGTCGACGCTGCTGGCCGTACTCGCCGGACGGCTGCAGGCCGAGGGCGAGGTGTACCGGCGGCGCCGTTTGACGGTGGGGCTGCTCACCCAGGACACCGCGTTCGAGCGGCCCGACCGCACGGTCCGGGACACCTACGAGCTGTCGCTGGGTGAGCAGCTGGCCGAGAAGGTGCCGCTGAGTTCGCTCGGCCTGATGCACGAGGCGGACCTGGGCAAGCCGGTCGGGCAGCTGTCCGTCGGGCAGCGCCGCCGGCTCGCGCTGGCCCTCCTGGTGGCCCGCCCGCCCCAGCTCCTCCTGCTCGACGAGCCCACCAACCACCTCTCCCCACGGCTGTGCGACGAGCTGGAGTCCACGCTGGGCCCCGGCCCCGGCGCGATCGTCGTGGCCAGCCACGACCGCTGGCTGCGCCGACGGTGGCAGGGCCGCGAGCTCCGACTGGAGCCTGGGCAGGATCGAGCGGAGGGCCGGTCCTGA